In one Sphingobium sp. MI1205 genomic region, the following are encoded:
- a CDS encoding HlyD family efflux transporter periplasmic adaptor subunit — protein sequence MHNRTLSILGMAGLALSGCGGKDAGKTELVLQGNVDVRQVSLAFEDSGRIAQVRAEEGDSVKAGSILATLDTVSLNLQAEEAKAQGEVQRQNLLRLRNGSRPEEIAQAQARLTSVEAEAARAEGDLARLRGIAASTQGRGVSAQDVDHASKTAVAARARAREQAEALRLARRGPRAEDVAGGEAQVKAAQAQVALLQHRIDQGVLRAPVDGVVRSRLLEPGDMASPQKAVFAIALADPKWVRVYVNQPDLGRIKPGMAASVVSDSMPDQPVPGRIGYISSVAEFTPKSVETEELRTSLVYEVRVQVEDKANRLRLGQPVTVRINTGNGGAAR from the coding sequence ATGCACAATCGCACCCTTAGTATCCTCGGCATGGCCGGACTGGCGCTGAGTGGGTGTGGCGGGAAAGATGCCGGCAAGACCGAACTTGTCCTTCAGGGCAATGTCGATGTGCGGCAGGTTTCGCTCGCGTTCGAGGACAGCGGCCGCATCGCACAAGTGCGGGCGGAGGAAGGTGACAGCGTGAAGGCGGGAAGCATCCTGGCCACGCTCGATACCGTGTCGCTCAACCTGCAGGCCGAGGAAGCCAAAGCCCAGGGCGAGGTGCAGCGGCAGAATCTGCTGCGCCTGCGCAATGGCTCCCGGCCGGAGGAAATCGCCCAGGCCCAGGCGCGCCTGACGTCGGTGGAAGCCGAGGCGGCGCGCGCGGAAGGTGATCTCGCGCGTCTTCGCGGCATTGCCGCCTCGACCCAGGGGCGCGGGGTCAGCGCGCAGGATGTCGATCATGCCAGCAAGACGGCAGTGGCGGCGCGGGCAAGGGCGCGCGAACAGGCCGAAGCGCTCCGCCTTGCCCGGCGTGGCCCGCGGGCGGAAGATGTCGCGGGTGGTGAAGCCCAGGTGAAGGCGGCGCAGGCGCAGGTCGCGCTGCTCCAGCACCGGATCGACCAGGGCGTGCTGCGCGCGCCGGTCGATGGGGTGGTGCGCTCGCGCCTGCTCGAACCGGGCGACATGGCCTCGCCGCAGAAGGCGGTGTTCGCCATCGCCCTCGCTGATCCCAAATGGGTGCGGGTCTATGTGAACCAGCCCGACCTTGGCCGCATCAAGCCGGGCATGGCGGCGAGCGTGGTCAGCGACAGCATGCCCGATCAACCGGTGCCCGGCAGGATCGGCTATATCTCGTCGGTCGCCGAATTCACGCCCAAGTCGGTCGAAACCGAGGAACTGCGGACCAGCCTCGTCTATGAGGTCCGGGTGCAGGTCGAGGACAAGGCCAACCGCCTGCGGCTTGGGCAGCCGGTGACGGTGCGGATCAATACCGGCAATGGCGGCGCGGCGCGGTGA
- a CDS encoding ATP-binding cassette domain-containing protein produces the protein MSEPDITVAIEGLRKRFDAPDGKPFDAIDDISLTVRAGELTAFVGPDGAGKTTLMRMMAGLLRPDEGSLNVLGIDVRADPQSVQNRISYMPQRFGLYEDLSVQENLDLYADLHGVPQEVRRERFGRMLEMTDMARFTDRPAGKLSGGMKQKLGLACTLVRSPDLLLLDEPSVGVDPLSRRDLWKIIDQLIADEQLSVIVSTAYMDEAERCGQIFVFHHGRILADGPPDALRKRAEGLGYVADALPDRPARVLQARLIDAPDRIIDAVPKGGDVHFIRRPQCDEAALADLLSDTRVQPRDAELEDAFMLLLREHENEPAQAADDANTNKEDGDRYGTAETASPSAGERDGPVIVVRDLVRKFGDFTAVASTSFDVQRGEIFGLLGPNGAGKTTTFRMLCGLLPATSGHLEVAGVDLRTARAKARARIGYVSQKFALYGNLSVRENLEFFAGAYGLRGERKRERVKAVIAQFDLDASAQSGILPVGYKQRLAMAAGLLHEPDILFLDEPTSGIDPLARRAFWRTITSLAQGGVTIIITTHFMEEAEYCDRIAIQDAGELLALGTPAEVREQAGDDASDMNEAFIAIVEQNRARQTNEKVAA, from the coding sequence GTGAGCGAGCCCGACATAACGGTCGCGATCGAGGGCTTGCGAAAACGCTTCGATGCGCCCGACGGCAAGCCGTTCGATGCGATCGACGACATCTCGCTGACCGTCCGCGCGGGCGAGCTGACCGCCTTCGTCGGTCCCGACGGCGCGGGCAAGACCACGCTCATGCGAATGATGGCGGGGCTGCTGCGCCCCGACGAGGGCAGCCTCAATGTGCTGGGCATCGACGTGCGCGCCGATCCGCAATCGGTGCAGAACCGCATCAGCTATATGCCTCAGCGCTTCGGCCTCTACGAGGATCTGAGCGTCCAGGAAAATCTCGATCTCTACGCCGACCTCCACGGCGTGCCGCAGGAGGTGCGCCGCGAGCGCTTCGGCCGGATGCTCGAGATGACCGACATGGCGCGCTTCACCGACCGGCCGGCGGGCAAGCTGTCGGGCGGCATGAAGCAGAAGCTGGGGCTAGCCTGCACGCTGGTGCGCTCGCCCGACCTGCTGCTGCTCGACGAGCCGAGCGTCGGGGTCGATCCGCTCTCGCGCCGGGACCTGTGGAAGATCATCGACCAGCTCATCGCCGACGAGCAATTGAGCGTCATCGTCAGCACCGCTTACATGGACGAAGCCGAGCGCTGCGGGCAGATTTTCGTTTTCCATCACGGCAGGATACTGGCCGACGGCCCGCCGGATGCGCTGCGAAAGAGGGCCGAAGGCCTCGGTTATGTGGCCGACGCCTTGCCGGATCGGCCCGCGCGGGTTCTCCAGGCCCGCCTGATCGATGCACCGGACCGGATCATCGATGCGGTTCCCAAGGGCGGCGACGTTCATTTCATTCGCAGGCCGCAATGCGACGAAGCAGCGCTGGCCGACCTGCTGTCCGACACAAGGGTCCAGCCACGCGACGCCGAACTCGAAGACGCCTTCATGCTGCTGTTGCGCGAGCATGAGAACGAGCCGGCACAAGCAGCCGATGATGCGAACACGAACAAGGAAGACGGGGATCGGTACGGTACGGCCGAAACCGCGTCGCCATCTGCCGGGGAACGGGACGGGCCAGTGATCGTCGTGCGGGATCTCGTCCGCAAGTTCGGCGATTTCACTGCCGTTGCCAGCACGTCCTTCGACGTGCAGCGCGGTGAGATCTTCGGGCTGCTCGGCCCCAATGGCGCGGGCAAGACCACCACATTTCGCATGCTGTGCGGCCTGCTCCCGGCGACCAGCGGTCATCTCGAGGTGGCGGGTGTCGATCTGCGCACGGCACGCGCCAAGGCGCGGGCACGGATCGGCTATGTCAGCCAAAAGTTCGCGCTCTACGGCAACCTCTCGGTCAGGGAGAATCTCGAATTCTTCGCCGGCGCTTATGGTCTGCGCGGCGAGCGGAAACGCGAGCGGGTCAAGGCGGTGATCGCGCAGTTCGATCTTGATGCGTCGGCGCAGAGCGGCATCCTGCCGGTCGGTTACAAGCAGCGGCTCGCCATGGCGGCGGGGCTGCTGCACGAGCCCGACATCCTCTTCCTCGACGAGCCGACCAGCGGCATCGACCCGCTCGCGCGCCGCGCCTTCTGGCGCACGATCACCAGCCTGGCGCAGGGCGGCGTCACGATCATCATCACCACCCATTTCATGGAAGAAGCGGAATATTGTGACCGCATCGCCATCCAGGATGCCGGCGAACTGCTCGCGCTCGGAACGCCTGCCGAGGTGCGCGAACAGGCCGGCGACGACGCAAGCGACATGAACGAGGCTTTCATCGCCATCGTCGAACAGAACCGTGCCCGCCAAACCAATGAGAAGGTGGCCGCATGA
- a CDS encoding ABC transporter permease has protein sequence MSSASGFHRRLIALTRKEVRQLLRDKSNLFVGLLLPLALILLFGYGLSFDVKDAPVAIVLEDRSPAAQEAVAGIGGSPYLVPVAAASMDEAVRLIRAHKVEGIVRVPVDFSQRRAAGDARIQLIVNGADSTTASAIEGYVNGGIQTASRHIMDRSGSGSGGGITLVQRTWFNEAGVSTWYLVPGLLVLVMTLIGAFLTSLLIAREWERGTLESLFVTPVRPLELVLSKLAPYVVIGAIDMGVCLISARFLFEVPIRGSLLVIIVASLLYLIVALLLGLFISGTTRNQFAASQMALLASFMPAMMLSGFVFDLRNVPLVIQIVSQLLPATHFMELVKSLFLAGTIWPMVLKNCAILAAYGVLLAFVTGRTLRKRLD, from the coding sequence ATGAGCAGCGCCTCAGGCTTCCACAGGCGGCTGATCGCGCTGACCCGCAAGGAAGTGCGCCAGCTCCTGCGCGACAAGAGCAACCTGTTCGTCGGTCTGCTGCTGCCGCTCGCGCTCATCTTGCTGTTCGGCTACGGCCTGTCCTTCGACGTGAAGGATGCGCCGGTCGCGATCGTGCTGGAGGATCGCTCCCCCGCCGCTCAGGAAGCGGTCGCGGGGATCGGCGGCTCACCCTATCTCGTGCCCGTCGCAGCCGCGAGCATGGACGAGGCCGTCAGGCTGATCCGCGCGCATAAGGTCGAGGGCATCGTGCGTGTGCCGGTCGATTTCTCCCAGCGCCGAGCCGCGGGCGATGCGCGGATACAGCTTATCGTCAACGGCGCGGATTCGACGACAGCGTCCGCAATCGAAGGCTATGTGAACGGCGGGATCCAGACAGCCTCTCGCCATATAATGGATCGATCCGGTAGCGGATCGGGAGGCGGTATCACGCTGGTGCAGCGCACCTGGTTCAACGAGGCGGGCGTCAGCACCTGGTATCTGGTGCCCGGCCTCCTCGTGCTGGTGATGACCCTGATCGGCGCGTTCCTCACCTCGCTGCTGATTGCGCGGGAATGGGAGCGCGGCACGTTGGAATCGCTGTTCGTGACCCCGGTTCGCCCGCTGGAGCTCGTGCTCTCCAAGCTTGCGCCCTATGTGGTGATCGGCGCGATCGATATGGGCGTCTGCCTGATATCAGCGCGCTTCCTGTTCGAGGTGCCGATCCGCGGCTCGCTCCTCGTCATCATTGTCGCCTCGCTGCTCTACCTGATCGTCGCGCTGCTGCTCGGCCTGTTCATCTCGGGAACGACCCGTAACCAGTTCGCCGCCAGCCAGATGGCGCTGCTGGCGAGCTTCATGCCGGCGATGATGCTGTCGGGCTTTGTCTTCGACCTGCGCAATGTGCCGCTGGTGATCCAGATCGTCAGCCAGCTTCTGCCCGCAACGCACTTCATGGAGCTGGTGAAATCGCTGTTCCTCGCCGGGACGATCTGGCCAATGGTCCTCAAGAATTGCGCGATTCTCGCCGCCTACGGCGTCCTGCTGGCCTTCGTCACCGGGCGCACCTTGCGCAAGAGGCTGGACTGA
- a CDS encoding ABC transporter permease, translating to MRVAGLTLGADFIAWLAQTFALVRKEILALVKDPANRTILFAPALMQALLFGYGATYDLTHVPYAVVDQSRSAASTELLARLDGTGVFRREAALASNAQIGDLIDSGKVLLAISIPSDFEHRLTVGDTAPIQIILDGRNSSTAGAAAGQIGAIVADYGRSLGGSPPITVERRAWYNPNLESRWTLMPAMIAALSFLQTLLLSALSVAREREQGTFDQLLVTPLGLMQILIGKAIPSILVGLIQSTIILLIIRFWFEIPMNGSYWLLYLGLVTFTAAGVGIGMSISALSLTMQQAMLYTFLLVMPLMLLSGMLTPVRNMPQILQLITYVNPLRFGIDMVRRIYLEGAVFADVALDFVPMLVVAAITLPLAAWLFRNRLA from the coding sequence ATGCGCGTTGCTGGACTGACACTCGGCGCCGACTTCATCGCCTGGCTCGCCCAGACCTTCGCGCTCGTCCGCAAGGAGATACTGGCGCTGGTCAAGGATCCCGCCAACCGCACGATCCTGTTCGCCCCGGCCCTCATGCAGGCCCTGCTGTTCGGTTATGGCGCGACCTACGACCTGACCCATGTGCCCTATGCGGTGGTCGACCAGAGCCGTAGCGCCGCCTCCACCGAATTGCTTGCGCGGCTCGACGGCACCGGCGTGTTCCGGCGCGAGGCGGCGCTCGCGTCCAACGCGCAGATCGGCGACCTCATCGACAGCGGCAAGGTGCTGCTCGCGATCAGCATCCCGTCCGACTTCGAGCATCGGTTGACCGTGGGCGATACCGCGCCGATCCAGATCATCCTTGATGGCCGCAACAGTTCGACGGCGGGGGCGGCGGCAGGCCAGATCGGCGCGATCGTTGCCGATTATGGCCGCTCGTTGGGCGGCAGCCCGCCGATCACCGTCGAGCGGCGGGCCTGGTATAATCCGAACCTGGAATCGCGCTGGACGCTGATGCCCGCAATGATCGCGGCGCTGAGCTTTTTGCAGACCCTGCTGCTGTCGGCGCTGTCCGTCGCGCGCGAGCGCGAACAGGGAACGTTCGACCAGCTGCTGGTGACGCCGCTGGGTCTGATGCAGATCCTGATCGGCAAGGCTATTCCCTCGATCCTCGTCGGCCTCATCCAGTCGACCATCATCCTGCTCATCATCCGCTTCTGGTTCGAGATTCCGATGAACGGTTCCTACTGGCTGCTCTATCTGGGGCTCGTCACGTTCACGGCCGCGGGTGTCGGCATCGGCATGTCGATCTCGGCCCTGTCGCTCACCATGCAGCAGGCGATGCTCTATACCTTCCTGCTGGTGATGCCGTTGATGCTGTTGTCGGGCATGCTGACGCCGGTGCGCAACATGCCGCAGATCCTCCAACTCATCACCTACGTCAATCCGCTGCGCTTCGGCATCGATATGGTGCGCCGCATCTATCTTGAGGGCGCGGTCTTCGCCGATGTCGCCCTCGACTTCGTGCCGATGCTGGTGGTGGCAGCCATTACCCTGCCGCTCGCCGCATGGCTCTTCCGCAACCGCCTCGCCTGA
- a CDS encoding efflux transporter outer membrane subunit, whose amino-acid sequence MALPQPPRLMNWTFAMPFIPPASSIPIRQAIASSLMALALAGCTMGPNFTKPAPSAPADWTSWRSGDASLHGAIGTDATLPADWWRAFNDPVLDELVRRGFAASPDLQTAALHVAQARVQRGSAAVQGLPQINASGQVSRQRQSEHGASTRLLNVVSSSSSGSDRDALVKLLSEPFTLYQTGLDASWELDLWGKVRRSLEAADAGVAQQAALLDHARLSLASDVARNYFDLRATQRKIALAREDITALKERTDLLSARTTGGINNHFDLERQRSELQGIEAQLPALLAQEAAQANQIALLLGERPGALGDLLKPVADAGKPALPDLALGLPSEIALCRPDIRAAEARLHSVTANIGVAKADMYPSIRLGGGFNLESYRAENLFDWASRAWSIGPSVSLPLFDGGRRKRVVQLRELEQKEAAVSYQQTVLQAWQEIDDALNGYTAEQQQNAMLAARLDSARAAFDLASARYRGGVITWLDVIDSQRTMLQASRDLADSNGRLATRYAALNKAIGNASESTAAKAN is encoded by the coding sequence ATGGCTCTTCCGCAACCGCCTCGCCTGATGAACTGGACTTTCGCCATGCCCTTCATTCCGCCCGCATCTAGCATCCCGATCCGGCAGGCAATTGCTTCTTCCCTGATGGCACTTGCCCTGGCCGGCTGCACCATGGGACCGAACTTCACGAAGCCGGCGCCCTCCGCGCCCGCCGACTGGACGAGTTGGCGCAGCGGCGACGCCAGCCTGCATGGGGCCATCGGCACGGACGCCACATTGCCTGCCGATTGGTGGCGGGCGTTCAATGATCCCGTGCTGGATGAACTGGTGCGCCGCGGTTTCGCCGCGAGCCCGGACCTCCAGACCGCCGCGCTGCACGTCGCGCAGGCGCGCGTCCAGCGTGGTAGCGCGGCGGTGCAGGGCTTGCCGCAGATCAATGCCAGCGGGCAGGTGTCGCGCCAGCGCCAGAGCGAACATGGCGCCAGTACGCGGCTGCTCAACGTGGTATCGAGCTCCTCGTCAGGTTCTGATCGGGATGCCCTGGTCAAGCTATTGAGCGAGCCGTTCACGCTCTACCAGACCGGGCTCGACGCCTCCTGGGAGCTCGACCTTTGGGGCAAGGTCCGGCGGTCGCTCGAGGCGGCCGATGCGGGCGTCGCGCAGCAGGCCGCGCTGCTCGATCATGCCCGGCTCAGCCTTGCCAGCGACGTCGCGCGCAATTATTTCGATCTGCGCGCGACCCAGCGCAAGATTGCGCTCGCGCGGGAGGACATCACGGCGCTCAAGGAACGCACCGATCTTCTCTCGGCCCGCACCACGGGTGGGATTAACAATCACTTCGATCTCGAACGCCAGCGTAGCGAATTGCAGGGGATCGAGGCGCAACTGCCCGCGCTGCTCGCCCAGGAAGCCGCGCAGGCCAACCAGATCGCCCTGCTGCTGGGGGAACGGCCCGGCGCCCTAGGCGATCTGCTGAAGCCGGTGGCCGATGCCGGCAAGCCCGCGCTGCCCGATCTGGCGCTCGGCCTTCCCTCCGAGATCGCGTTGTGCCGGCCTGATATCCGCGCGGCAGAAGCCCGGTTGCACAGCGTCACTGCCAATATCGGTGTCGCCAAAGCGGACATGTATCCGAGCATCCGCCTCGGCGGTGGGTTCAACCTCGAATCCTATCGAGCCGAGAACCTGTTCGACTGGGCGAGCCGCGCCTGGTCGATCGGGCCGAGCGTCAGCCTGCCGCTGTTCGATGGCGGGCGGCGCAAGCGCGTCGTCCAGCTTCGCGAGCTGGAGCAGAAGGAAGCGGCGGTCTCCTACCAGCAGACCGTGCTTCAGGCCTGGCAAGAGATCGACGATGCGCTCAATGGCTATACCGCCGAGCAGCAGCAGAACGCGATGCTGGCCGCGCGGCTCGACAGCGCGCGGGCCGCGTTCGATCTGGCATCCGCGCGCTATCGGGGCGGGGTCATCACCTGGCTGGACGTCATCGACAGCCAGCGGACGATGCTGCAGGCGTCGCGCGATCTGGCGGACAGCAATGGGCGCCTCGCAACCCGCTATGCCGCGCTCAACAAGGCGATCGGGAACGCATCGGAATCGACGGCAGCTAAAGCGAATTGA
- a CDS encoding MobA/MobL family protein, translated as MAIFHFHVNIISRGAGRSIVAAAAWQNSCRLYDERYGRFSNFANKRAVAWSALILPSGAPAQWEDRECFWNALAAAEIRKDAQLARQFDVALPDELDLPASIAVLRRFASEIFCVAGFAADLTLIEMGDTPRGKRHHGYLLIPTRPIVDGLFGQKPREWNSRGKLLDIRAAWARVLNDKFAALGYDVRVDHRSNEERGIKAAPVAHIGVARKRIAARARQTS; from the coding sequence ATGGCGATCTTTCATTTCCATGTGAATATCATCAGCCGCGGCGCTGGACGCAGCATCGTCGCGGCCGCGGCCTGGCAAAACAGCTGCCGGCTGTACGATGAGCGCTACGGCCGGTTTTCCAATTTCGCGAACAAGCGGGCGGTCGCCTGGTCGGCGCTGATACTGCCGTCCGGGGCCCCCGCGCAGTGGGAGGATCGCGAGTGTTTCTGGAACGCATTGGCAGCAGCCGAAATCCGCAAGGACGCGCAGCTCGCCAGGCAGTTCGACGTCGCGCTGCCCGATGAACTGGACCTGCCGGCGTCGATCGCGGTCCTGCGGCGTTTCGCCAGCGAGATATTTTGCGTCGCGGGTTTTGCCGCCGACCTGACGCTGATCGAGATGGGCGACACGCCCAGGGGCAAGCGCCACCATGGCTATCTGCTGATACCGACCCGTCCGATCGTTGACGGGCTGTTTGGCCAGAAACCGCGCGAATGGAACAGTCGCGGGAAGCTGCTCGACATCCGTGCCGCTTGGGCGAGGGTCCTGAACGATAAGTTCGCGGCGCTGGGATATGATGTCCGCGTCGATCATCGATCCAATGAAGAACGTGGCATTAAGGCGGCACCGGTTGCGCATATCGGCGTGGCCCGCAAGCGCATCGCGGCGCGCGCCCGGCAAACATCCTGA
- a CDS encoding helix-turn-helix domain-containing protein has protein sequence MASDGKFADVDLSIFKELKKLSGEKIRQARKALGLTQLEVATEMGGSLRWYRAIESGDPGIRLEDHLIALLRLGASTAHIALPVLYAGQRMRFPRQLIHGDLAYIERKCIEAISDAVITGLKQDLLPEWSRNDGKDRS, from the coding sequence ATGGCATCCGATGGAAAATTCGCCGACGTCGACCTGTCGATCTTCAAGGAACTCAAGAAGCTCTCCGGCGAGAAGATCAGGCAGGCGCGAAAGGCGCTCGGTTTGACGCAGCTGGAGGTCGCCACCGAAATGGGCGGAAGCCTGCGCTGGTATCGCGCGATCGAGTCCGGCGATCCGGGGATAAGGCTGGAGGATCATCTGATCGCACTGCTCCGGCTCGGTGCATCGACCGCGCATATCGCGCTGCCTGTCCTCTATGCGGGCCAACGCATGCGGTTCCCGCGGCAACTGATCCACGGCGACCTCGCCTACATCGAGCGCAAGTGCATCGAGGCGATCTCGGACGCGGTGATCACCGGGTTGAAACAGGACCTCTTGCCGGAATGGTCGCGGAACGACGGGAAGGACCGGTCATGA
- a CDS encoding DsbC family protein has translation MRIRKLGATTLALPLLVAAQGAAFAQAADPLTAAARDAESELRQTFVNLQFEDFGPAPVKGPIYQATAGGRIIYYAPDSEHLLFAEIYDRNGQNLTALAQNTASAKKLAGIDTGMALAIGPAGAPTVVEFTDPDCPYCRALERFWAAKAAEGKPVRRLIFFVSGIHAEAAAKAEHVLCSPDKEAAFKAIYAGAAPTPLRTCAEGKARVEAHAGIVGKTGITGTPTLIADGQMISGFRQAEIEAFLDGKKALANAGR, from the coding sequence ATGCGCATCCGTAAGTTGGGGGCCACAACCCTCGCTCTCCCCCTGTTGGTTGCCGCTCAAGGCGCGGCGTTCGCGCAAGCCGCCGATCCGCTTACCGCCGCCGCGCGCGACGCGGAAAGCGAATTGCGGCAGACATTCGTCAATCTGCAATTCGAGGATTTCGGGCCGGCGCCCGTCAAGGGCCCGATCTATCAGGCGACGGCAGGCGGCCGCATCATCTATTATGCGCCTGACAGCGAACATCTGCTGTTCGCGGAAATCTACGACCGCAACGGCCAGAACCTCACCGCGCTGGCGCAGAACACCGCTTCAGCGAAGAAACTCGCCGGGATCGACACCGGCATGGCTCTCGCCATCGGTCCGGCGGGCGCGCCCACGGTTGTCGAATTCACCGATCCCGATTGTCCCTATTGCCGCGCGCTCGAGCGCTTCTGGGCGGCGAAGGCCGCCGAAGGCAAGCCGGTACGGCGCCTGATCTTCTTCGTCTCCGGCATCCACGCCGAGGCCGCCGCCAAGGCCGAGCATGTCCTTTGCTCCCCGGACAAGGAAGCGGCGTTCAAGGCGATCTACGCCGGAGCCGCGCCCACGCCTTTGCGCACATGCGCGGAAGGTAAGGCCAGGGTCGAGGCGCATGCAGGAATCGTCGGCAAGACCGGCATCACCGGCACGCCAACCCTGATCGCGGACGGACAGATGATTTCCGGTTTCCGGCAGGCCGAGATCGAGGCGTTCCTCGACGGTAAGAAGGCGCTCGCCAATGCCGGCCGCTGA
- a CDS encoding type IV conjugative transfer system protein TraL translates to MDERLPQYLHKPVQILWFGSDEFVLVITVIFVAVIVGGMLGWALVAGLLLFVPWLRTKPRGFIPHMAWRWGLVRWSNYPGPTQTRFYE, encoded by the coding sequence GTGGACGAGCGGCTACCCCAATATCTGCACAAACCTGTCCAGATCCTGTGGTTTGGATCGGACGAGTTCGTGCTCGTGATCACGGTGATCTTCGTCGCCGTGATCGTGGGCGGGATGCTCGGTTGGGCGCTCGTCGCGGGTCTTCTCCTTTTCGTTCCCTGGCTCCGCACCAAGCCGCGCGGCTTCATCCCGCACATGGCCTGGCGCTGGGGGCTTGTCCGCTGGTCCAACTATCCGGGTCCGACCCAGACCCGGTTCTACGAGTGA
- a CDS encoding TraE/TraK family type IV conjugative transfer system protein, whose protein sequence is MFGRKSPDTPPRDPLIGKPGSYGIHRYLQGASNLFEENRLLKLAVIGLFGITAVLGMVIYTSNQNTRTVIVPFGAGGDLYVTGGEPSEAYLRSMTRNVVSLSGTYSAYSADRQFQELLSITHPSTYNSLRDSLNRLLDELANNPTLSIATYIRPDQPVTWTRTEILVPVEKVRVIGGVIRKFRGNLRIRYVIDNGRFWLTALTEENFDANPR, encoded by the coding sequence ATGTTCGGACGCAAATCCCCCGACACACCCCCACGCGATCCGCTGATCGGCAAGCCCGGCAGCTATGGCATCCACCGCTACCTGCAGGGAGCGAGCAACCTGTTCGAGGAGAACCGACTGCTGAAGCTCGCCGTCATCGGCCTGTTCGGTATCACGGCGGTGCTGGGCATGGTGATCTACACCTCCAACCAGAACACCCGGACGGTCATCGTCCCCTTCGGCGCGGGCGGCGACCTCTATGTCACGGGCGGCGAGCCGTCCGAGGCCTATCTGCGCTCGATGACTCGCAATGTCGTGTCGCTTTCGGGAACCTATTCAGCCTACTCGGCCGACCGGCAGTTCCAGGAACTGCTGAGCATCACGCATCCGTCCACCTACAACAGCCTGCGCGACAGCCTCAACCGGCTGCTCGACGAACTGGCCAACAACCCCACGCTCTCGATCGCGACCTACATCCGTCCCGATCAGCCCGTGACCTGGACCCGGACCGAGATACTCGTGCCGGTCGAGAAGGTCCGGGTGATCGGCGGCGTGATCCGCAAATTCCGGGGCAATCTGCGGATTCGCTACGTGATCGACAATGGCCGTTTCTGGCTGACCGCCCTTACCGAGGAAAATTTCGATGCGAACCCCCGTTAA
- a CDS encoding type-F conjugative transfer system secretin TraK produces the protein MRTPVKRALALALLATPLPSMAQTVTALPDQTSTIRLSNRDINHVVCAGGEIEDVRFSAEKAIAVERAGSDAWIKFLVREIDDAGMVTRSFVTVPSEFFITCNGAVYALYAEPSDIPAQTVLLQPGAPQRARANEELLGPLVEEERAVSITLSMLQDRIPASFTSVAPRSGPIRLRALPGATLEERRRIEIDGSGLSASEYLVSAAGGAQLDERGFLDGALGANIFAITLDRGNIEAGEAARLIVVRRGAGQ, from the coding sequence ATGCGAACCCCCGTTAAGCGGGCGTTGGCGCTCGCCCTCCTGGCCACGCCATTGCCCTCAATGGCGCAGACCGTCACCGCGCTGCCCGATCAAACCAGCACCATTCGCCTGTCCAATCGCGACATCAACCATGTCGTCTGCGCGGGCGGCGAAATCGAGGACGTCAGGTTTTCGGCCGAAAAGGCGATCGCCGTCGAGCGTGCCGGATCGGACGCCTGGATCAAGTTCCTCGTTCGCGAGATCGACGATGCCGGGATGGTGACGCGCAGCTTCGTCACCGTACCGTCCGAATTCTTCATCACCTGCAACGGCGCGGTCTATGCGCTCTATGCCGAGCCGTCGGACATTCCGGCGCAGACGGTGTTGCTCCAGCCCGGTGCTCCCCAGCGCGCCCGCGCCAATGAGGAACTGCTAGGGCCCCTGGTCGAAGAAGAACGGGCGGTCTCGATCACGCTCTCGATGCTCCAGGACCGGATCCCGGCGAGCTTCACCAGCGTCGCGCCGCGATCAGGTCCGATCCGGCTCCGGGCGCTGCCGGGCGCCACGCTGGAGGAACGACGCCGGATCGAGATCGACGGGTCCGGCCTCTCGGCATCGGAATATCTGGTCTCTGCCGCTGGCGGCGCGCAGCTCGACGAACGCGGTTTTCTCGACGGCGCGCTCGGCGCCAACATCTTCGCGATCACGCTCGACCGGGGCAATATCGAGGCCGGGGAAGCCGCGCGGCTGATCGTCGTTCGCCGGGGAGCCGGGCAATGA